The nucleotide sequence GCGCCGTGACGGCGGCGCCGGCCGCGATCAGCGCCAGCAGCAGCAGCGAGGTGTTCTCGCTGGTCGGGCTCATCACGCGCAGCGCGGTGCGCAGCGCCAGCGCCATCAGCGCGCCGACCACGAAGGACAGGCCCAGCACCACCGCGATCGGATAGAGCTTCTGCAGCACGGTCTGCGGCGCGCGCTCGATCAGGCCGGCCTGCGCATAGCCGAGCGCGAGCGCATAGAAGGTGTTGAGCGTGGCCAGCGTCATCGCGCGCTCGGTCACCGGGCCGGCGGCGCGGGTGTCCATGATCACGCGGCTGAGCACCGCGGGCGAGGCGACGATCGCCATCAGCGCGAGCGGGTTGGCCACCGGGTCGGGCAGGCCCAGCAGGCGCAGCACCCAGAACACGCCGAAGTAGGTCAGCGTGGCCTCGAGCAGGCTCTGCACCAGCACCATCGGGTTGTGGCGGAACCAGCGCAGCGGCAGCCGGCCGCCGGCCTCGAACAGCACCACGGCCACGCCGAGCTCGAGCAGGAACAGGCTGATGCCGCGCAGCGGCCAGATCGCGCCCTCGAAGCCGGCGAAGCCGACGATGGTGCCCACGATCGAATAGCCGACCACCTTGGGCATGCCCATGTAGCGGCGCACCAGGTGGCCGGAGGCGGCGGCCGCGGCCAGCAGCAGCGACCACAGCACGGTGGGAAGGCCGGCCGACGGGCGGGCCCATTCGGACCAGAAGCCCATCAGGTCGGCGGTGAGACTCGTCAGGTTCATGCGGGTAGGAAGAAGCTCATGGGCCGGCTGCGCCAGCGCTCGCGCAGCGCGCCGCGGATGCGGGCGCGGTCGGCGAGGCTCACGCTGTGCGCGCGCAGCGCCAGCCGGAATGCGAAATAGAAGCTCACGCTCACGTTGAGCGCACCGATCACCGGGATCGCCGCCACCGCCCACCACAGCAGCGGCTGCTGCAGCACCGGCAGGCCGAGCGACACCGCGGCCGCGCCGATCTGGCCGGCCGACAGCGTCACGTGGCGCACGTCGAGGCCGAGCCCGAAGAAGCCCGCGACCGCTGGCAGCAGTCCGAGCATCAGGCCCAGCGAAATGTTGGCGGCGAAACCGGAGATGTGGGTGCGCATGAAGTCGGCCCATCGACGGGCCCGGGCGGCGCCCAGGACGGCGCCGATGCGGGGGTTGTACCGCATGGCCGAGTCCAGCCGATGCAGGACAAAGGCGTTTTCTGCCCAGCCCGCGATCAGGCTGGAGGCGAACAGCAGCACGCCGGTGAAGGCCGCGAACAGCGCCGTCGGGCCCGCGAGCGACAGCGACCGCAGCACCGCGCCCGCATGCGCGGCATCGAGCAGCGGCTGCTGCAGCGCCAGCTGCCAGGCTATGGCGAGCGCGGCCACGGCCGGCACCACCACCAGCACGTTGCCCAGCACCGCCGCCACCTGCGAGCGCACCAGATTGGCGACCTCGTCGACGAATTCGTCGAGGCCGCTGTGGTCCCGGATCCCGCGCAGCCGCGCGGCCAGCGCCGGCGCCGTCATGGCCGGCTGCTTGGTGGCGAGCGTGAGGTGCAGCAGCTGGATCGCGACGAAGCTGGCGGCGTACATCACGCCCGAGCCCAGGCCGCTCCAGAAGGCCGACAGGCCCAGCGCGTAGATGCCGAACTTCGCGAGCACCGTGAGCGAGGTCAGTGCGCCGCCGCCCGCGGCCTTGCGCACCATCTGCCGGTAGCTCGCGCGGTCGCGCGTGATGTAGTGCTCGCCGGTCTCGGCGCTGCGCTCGGTGACCTTGGCCGCGAGCATCGACGAGTTCGAGGCGATCAGCGCGCGGATGCTGTTGCGCTCGCTGCCGGCCTGCACCAGCCGGCCGACCAGCCGCGCGATGCTGACCGCGGGCGTGGGCGACATCAGGCCGTCGAGCAGTTCGCGGATGCGCAGCACCCGCTCGCGCATCTGGCGCACGCGGAACACCAGGCCGACCGAGATGCCGTTGTCCTCGAGGTGTTCGTAGACCGAGGCGGCGCTCGCGCGGCAGGCATCGAGCCGGTCGCGGAACGCGACGAAGGCCGCCTGCACCGCGGCCTCGTCGCGCGGGCGGTCGTCGAACAGCCGCTCGCGCAGTTCGTCGAGCTCGGCCATCAGCGCATGGAAGGGCCGGCTCTCCTCGGTGCTGCGCATGCGCAGCCGCAGCTCGGACGAGAAGCCCGCGGCCACCAGCTGGCTCGCGCAGTAGGTGATGGCGTCCATCAGCGTGGCGCGCCAGCGCGGCACGGTGAGGCCGTCGTCCGCCGTTTCATCGGCCAGCAGCGCGCCGATGCGCACCAACTGCGGCGCCTCGAGCAGCGCGATCCAGCGCGCGTCGAAGACGCCCGGCAGCACCAGGCGGAACAGGTCCGAGGCATCGGTGGTCTCGGGC is from Variovorax paradoxus and encodes:
- a CDS encoding site-specific recombinase; the protein is MAAASRDLQGLLAGLDPSADVARRHIWLIDLFDWLRGDRASPQAAMGRVLLLLDAIEARPELRERVRAWWRVFTRDVDLSTLLADYGFAPRTAFLSEFNERLRRKILPGTPETTDASDLFRLVLPGVFDARWIALLEAPQLVRIGALLADETADDGLTVPRWRATLMDAITYCASQLVAAGFSSELRLRMRSTEESRPFHALMAELDELRERLFDDRPRDEAAVQAAFVAFRDRLDACRASAASVYEHLEDNGISVGLVFRVRQMRERVLRIRELLDGLMSPTPAVSIARLVGRLVQAGSERNSIRALIASNSSMLAAKVTERSAETGEHYITRDRASYRQMVRKAAGGGALTSLTVLAKFGIYALGLSAFWSGLGSGVMYAASFVAIQLLHLTLATKQPAMTAPALAARLRGIRDHSGLDEFVDEVANLVRSQVAAVLGNVLVVVPAVAALAIAWQLALQQPLLDAAHAGAVLRSLSLAGPTALFAAFTGVLLFASSLIAGWAENAFVLHRLDSAMRYNPRIGAVLGAARARRWADFMRTHISGFAANISLGLMLGLLPAVAGFFGLGLDVRHVTLSAGQIGAAAVSLGLPVLQQPLLWWAVAAIPVIGALNVSVSFYFAFRLALRAHSVSLADRARIRGALRERWRSRPMSFFLPA
- a CDS encoding cation:proton antiporter yields the protein MNLTSLTADLMGFWSEWARPSAGLPTVLWSLLLAAAAASGHLVRRYMGMPKVVGYSIVGTIVGFAGFEGAIWPLRGISLFLLELGVAVVLFEAGGRLPLRWFRHNPMVLVQSLLEATLTYFGVFWVLRLLGLPDPVANPLALMAIVASPAVLSRVIMDTRAAGPVTERAMTLATLNTFYALALGYAQAGLIERAPQTVLQKLYPIAVVLGLSFVVGALMALALRTALRVMSPTSENTSLLLLALIAAGAAVTAHIGGSAPLAALIGGVLLKTLNPKPWAWQRQLGTAASLLTMLMFVLVSIVAAQADWTLPVASVVLALIAVRMVAKIAGVAIANPGSGASWKQAFWVGCAMSPLSSIALLIASNFATASPLLGTMITQVALPSILLMELLGAVLATVAIHAVGESSVPWAPEAFSSTAEDTQR